A single region of the Streptomyces caelestis genome encodes:
- a CDS encoding ComEA family DNA-binding protein has protein sequence MALRSRSRTATATSGPGRGPASDGRVRHRRHRPVARGRARHRHASAEELRRRAEVLFGEHAERAGERRESGHGPPEPEPEPEETAGGGRARRGPDRPEAVARPGADPDAESVRVPVGADRGLGEGAWRERAGLALRERMPLWLQARCGLERRSVLALTVVLVVAAAFALQHFWAGRTQSVRPPEVVRAAAPYGEPGQSGEAEPARGPGAPAGAAKATGAAGAPEIVVDVGGKVREPGIHRLPAGSRVADALRAAGGVKPGTKTDGLNRARFLVDGEQVIVGGPAPAVGTGAGGTAAGGTAGAAAGGVMPGAPVSLSTATADQLDTLPGVGPVLAQHIIDYRTRHGGFRSVDELREVNGIGDRRFADLRNLVRP, from the coding sequence ATGGCACTTCGATCACGTTCACGCACAGCGACTGCGACCAGCGGGCCGGGCCGTGGACCGGCGTCCGACGGCCGCGTCCGTCACCGTCGTCACCGGCCTGTCGCACGCGGCCGGGCACGGCATCGTCACGCCTCGGCGGAGGAACTCCGCCGGCGCGCGGAGGTGCTGTTCGGAGAGCATGCCGAACGGGCCGGGGAGCGGCGGGAGTCGGGCCACGGCCCGCCCGAGCCTGAGCCCGAGCCCGAGGAGACGGCCGGTGGAGGACGCGCTCGGCGAGGGCCCGATCGGCCGGAGGCTGTCGCGCGACCCGGTGCGGATCCTGATGCGGAGTCCGTCCGGGTCCCCGTCGGTGCCGACCGCGGCCTTGGGGAGGGGGCCTGGCGGGAGCGGGCCGGGCTCGCGCTGCGGGAGCGCATGCCCCTGTGGTTGCAGGCGAGGTGTGGCCTGGAGCGGCGGAGCGTGCTCGCGCTGACGGTGGTGCTCGTCGTCGCCGCGGCGTTCGCCCTGCAGCACTTCTGGGCGGGCCGGACCCAGTCCGTACGGCCGCCTGAGGTGGTGCGAGCGGCGGCACCCTACGGGGAGCCGGGACAGAGCGGAGAGGCCGAACCGGCACGAGGACCGGGTGCGCCCGCAGGGGCGGCGAAGGCGACAGGTGCGGCCGGGGCGCCCGAGATCGTCGTGGACGTCGGCGGCAAGGTCCGTGAGCCCGGGATCCACCGGCTGCCCGCCGGCTCGCGTGTCGCGGACGCGCTGCGCGCGGCGGGCGGGGTGAAGCCCGGCACGAAGACCGACGGTCTCAACCGCGCCCGGTTCCTCGTGGACGGCGAGCAGGTGATCGTCGGGGGACCGGCTCCCGCCGTGGGAACCGGGGCGGGCGGCACGGCTGCCGGAGGCACGGCCGGCGCGGCGGCGGGCGGCGTGATGCCGGGGGCTCCCGTCTCCCTCAGCACGGCCACCGCGGACCAGCTCGACACTCTGCCGGGTGTCGGCCCGGTGCTGGCGCAGCACATCATCGACTACCGCACGCGGCACGGCGGGTTCCGTTCCGTGGACGAGCTGCGCGAGGTGAACGGCATCGGCGACCGCCGCTTCGCCGACCTGCGGAATCTCGTACGGCCATGA
- a CDS encoding DegV family protein, with protein MSRHVAIVTDSTAYLPARTMERHGITAVPLTVVLGDRALEEGTEISTRALAQALQKRRPVTTSRPAPAVFEEAYRKVAESGATGIVSLHLSAELSGTYDAAVVAARQAPVPVRVVDTGMIAMALGFCALSAAQTAESGGTVDEAVTAAEKRAAGTSAYFYVDTLDYLRRGGRIGAAQALLGSALAVKPLLQLADGRIEPLEKVRTASKAIARLEEIAAERAGSARVDVAVHHLAAPDRASALADRLRARVPGLADLHVSEVGAVIGAHTGPGLLGVVVSPQ; from the coding sequence ATGTCCCGCCATGTCGCGATCGTCACCGATTCAACGGCCTACCTTCCGGCCCGGACGATGGAGCGCCACGGCATCACAGCGGTACCTCTGACCGTCGTCCTCGGTGACCGGGCGCTGGAGGAGGGCACCGAGATCTCGACCCGTGCCCTCGCCCAGGCTTTGCAGAAGCGGCGCCCGGTGACGACCTCGCGGCCCGCCCCCGCCGTCTTCGAGGAGGCGTACCGCAAGGTCGCCGAGTCCGGCGCCACCGGCATCGTCTCCCTCCACCTGTCCGCCGAGCTCTCCGGTACGTACGACGCGGCCGTCGTCGCCGCGCGGCAGGCGCCGGTGCCGGTGCGGGTGGTGGACACCGGCATGATCGCGATGGCGCTCGGCTTCTGCGCGCTCTCGGCCGCGCAGACCGCGGAGTCGGGCGGCACGGTGGACGAGGCCGTCACGGCCGCGGAGAAGCGGGCCGCGGGCACGTCCGCCTACTTCTATGTCGACACCCTCGACTACCTGCGCCGCGGCGGACGTATCGGTGCCGCGCAGGCCCTGCTGGGCTCGGCCCTCGCGGTGAAGCCGCTGCTGCAGCTGGCCGACGGCCGTATCGAACCGCTGGAGAAGGTGCGGACCGCGTCCAAGGCGATCGCCCGCCTGGAGGAGATCGCGGCCGAGCGTGCGGGCAGCGCCCGGGTCGACGTCGCCGTCCACCATCTCGCCGCCCCCGACCGGGCGTCGGCCCTCGCCGACCGGTTGCGGGCACGGGTACCGGGGCTTGCCGATCTGCATGTCAGCGAGGTCGGGGCGGTGATCGGGGCGCACACGGGGCCCGGGTTGCTGGGGGTCGTGGTTTCGCCGCAGTGA